In one Cupriavidus taiwanensis genomic region, the following are encoded:
- the nagZ gene encoding beta-N-acetylhexosaminidase yields MSKKNSGKRPGPVVLDVVGKQLDAEDARRIAHPLTGGVILFARNFESRAQLLALTRAIRAVRDDVLICIDHEGGRVQRCKTDGFTHLPAMHRLGQLWERDVLAATKAAVACGYVLAAELRACDIDLSFTPVLDLDYGRSAVIGDRAFHPDPRVVSMLAGHLNHGLLLAGMSNCGKHFPGHGYVEADSHVAIPVDERTPDQILGQDARPYEWLGLSLSSVMPAHVIYPKVDPSPAGFSRYWLQDVLRAQLGFEGVIFSDDLSMEGASVAGTVTEAARAALGAGCDMVLICNHPDRADQLLDELDVGIDKASQRRIRKLFARRKPQDWNKLQQEGEYRAALRTLKEHDLIA; encoded by the coding sequence ATGTCCAAGAAGAACTCCGGCAAGCGGCCGGGCCCGGTGGTCCTCGATGTCGTCGGCAAGCAGCTCGACGCGGAAGACGCGCGCCGCATCGCGCATCCGCTCACCGGCGGCGTGATCCTGTTCGCGCGCAATTTCGAGTCGCGCGCGCAGCTCCTGGCGCTGACGCGCGCGATCCGCGCGGTGCGCGACGACGTGCTGATCTGCATCGACCATGAAGGCGGGCGCGTGCAGCGCTGCAAGACCGACGGCTTTACCCACCTGCCGGCGATGCACCGCCTGGGCCAACTGTGGGAACGCGACGTGCTGGCCGCGACCAAGGCGGCGGTCGCCTGCGGCTACGTGCTGGCGGCGGAGCTGCGCGCCTGCGATATCGACCTGAGCTTCACCCCGGTGCTGGACCTCGACTACGGCCGCAGCGCCGTGATCGGCGACCGCGCCTTCCACCCCGACCCGCGCGTGGTGTCGATGCTGGCGGGCCACCTGAACCACGGCCTGCTGCTGGCCGGCATGAGCAACTGCGGCAAGCACTTTCCCGGCCACGGCTACGTCGAGGCGGATTCGCACGTGGCGATCCCGGTCGACGAGCGCACGCCGGACCAGATCCTGGGACAGGACGCGCGCCCGTATGAATGGCTGGGCCTGTCGCTGTCGTCGGTGATGCCGGCGCACGTGATCTACCCCAAGGTCGATCCCAGCCCCGCCGGCTTCTCGCGCTACTGGCTGCAGGACGTGCTGCGCGCGCAGCTGGGCTTCGAGGGCGTGATCTTCAGCGACGACCTGAGCATGGAAGGCGCCAGCGTCGCCGGCACCGTCACCGAGGCCGCGCGCGCCGCGCTTGGCGCGGGCTGCGACATGGTGCTGATCTGCAACCATCCTGACCGCGCCGACCAGTTGCTGGACGAACTCGATGTGGGCATCGACAAGGCCTCGCAGCGCCGCATCCGCAAGCTGTTCGCGCGCCGCAAGCCGCAGGACTGGAACAAGCTGCAGCAGGAGGGCGAGTACCGCGCCGCGCTGCGCACGCTGAAGGAACACGACCTGATCGCCTGA
- the acpS gene encoding holo-ACP synthase yields the protein MIFGIGTDIIQIARVQGVMTRTNGRFAEKVLGPDELAKYHARKARSEKRGLAFLATRFAAKEAFSKAIGLGMRWPMTWRAMELMNLPSGEPTAVCHGELAAWLAERGLVVRVSVSDEHDYAVAFAIAERSGAATSQPTAL from the coding sequence GTGATTTTCGGCATCGGCACCGACATCATCCAGATCGCCCGCGTGCAGGGCGTGATGACGCGCACCAACGGCCGTTTCGCCGAAAAGGTGCTGGGCCCCGACGAACTGGCCAAGTACCATGCCCGCAAGGCGCGTTCGGAAAAGCGTGGCCTGGCGTTTCTGGCGACGCGCTTCGCCGCCAAGGAGGCGTTCTCCAAGGCGATCGGCCTGGGCATGCGCTGGCCGATGACGTGGCGCGCGATGGAACTGATGAACCTGCCGTCCGGCGAGCCCACCGCGGTGTGCCATGGCGAACTGGCTGCGTGGCTGGCGGAACGCGGGCTGGTCGTGCGGGTCAGTGTCAGTGACGAACATGATTACGCAGTCGCCTTCGCCATTGCCGAGCGCAGCGGCGCGGCAACGTCTCAACCTACAGCCTTGTGA
- the pdxJ gene encoding pyridoxine 5'-phosphate synthase: MIFHANPGVIDLGVNIDHVATLRNARGTVYPDPIRAALLAEQAGADLITLHLREDRRHIRDADVRALRSQLATRMNLECAITQEMLDIACEIRPQDVCLVPERREEVTTEGGLDVAGRFEQVRAACAQLAGAGIRVSLFIDPDADQIAAAAACGAPVVELHTGRYADAHTPDEQAIEFRRIADGADAGQRHGLVVNAGHGLHYTNVQPIAALPGIKELNIGHAIVAHAVFAGWENAVREMKAIMVAARLGTQYPVASTPA; the protein is encoded by the coding sequence ATGATCTTCCACGCAAATCCGGGCGTCATCGACCTTGGCGTCAACATCGACCACGTGGCCACGCTGCGCAACGCGCGCGGCACGGTGTACCCAGATCCCATTCGCGCCGCGCTGCTGGCGGAGCAGGCCGGCGCCGACCTGATCACGCTGCACCTGCGCGAAGACCGCCGCCATATCCGCGATGCCGACGTGCGCGCGCTGCGCTCGCAACTGGCCACGCGCATGAACCTGGAATGCGCGATCACGCAGGAGATGCTCGACATCGCCTGCGAGATCCGCCCGCAGGACGTGTGCCTGGTGCCGGAGCGCCGCGAAGAGGTGACCACCGAAGGCGGGCTGGACGTGGCCGGCCGCTTCGAGCAGGTCAGGGCCGCATGCGCGCAGCTGGCCGGTGCGGGCATCCGCGTGTCGCTGTTCATCGATCCGGACGCCGACCAGATTGCCGCGGCCGCGGCTTGCGGCGCGCCCGTGGTCGAGCTGCATACCGGCCGCTATGCCGACGCGCATACGCCTGACGAGCAGGCGATCGAGTTCCGCCGCATCGCTGATGGTGCGGATGCCGGCCAGAGACACGGACTCGTGGTCAACGCCGGCCACGGCCTGCACTACACCAACGTGCAGCCGATTGCCGCGCTGCCGGGCATCAAGGAGCTGAACATCGGCCACGCCATCGTCGCGCACGCGGTCTTCGCAGGCTGGGAGAACGCGGTGCGCGAGATGAAGGCGATCATGGTGGCCGCGCGCCTGGGCACGCAGTATCCTGTCGCGAGCACCCCGGCGTGA
- the recO gene encoding DNA repair protein RecO, with product MSKTADIARAPAPKARRADPVVDEAAELLDSGALPGMADAAARAMMDRAMRIVPARPESRVAEQPGFVLHAWPYRETSLILDVFTRDYGRISMVAKGAKRPHSALRAVLQHFHPVSVSWSGRGEVKTLTKAEWVGGMPPLAGDALLSAFYLNELLMRFCPREDAHPVLFRHYLSTLTRLAHGEPAGLVLRSFERVLLQETGFAVAFDQCLSTGERVLPGLDYVYQPERGVRRAQASDPSTWPVVSGQTLLDMAQDDYSRAQTAAQSRTLMRFLLHYYLQGAPLKTRQILIDLQYL from the coding sequence GTGAGCAAGACCGCTGACATCGCGCGCGCGCCGGCACCCAAGGCCCGGCGCGCCGACCCCGTGGTCGACGAGGCCGCCGAACTGCTCGACAGCGGCGCGCTGCCCGGCATGGCCGACGCCGCCGCGCGCGCGATGATGGATCGTGCCATGCGCATCGTGCCGGCGCGGCCCGAGTCGCGCGTGGCCGAGCAGCCCGGCTTCGTGCTGCACGCCTGGCCCTACCGCGAGACCAGCCTGATCCTGGACGTGTTCACGCGCGACTACGGCCGCATCTCGATGGTGGCCAAGGGCGCCAAGCGGCCGCATTCGGCGCTGCGCGCGGTGCTGCAGCACTTCCATCCGGTCTCGGTGTCATGGAGCGGCCGCGGCGAGGTCAAGACCCTGACCAAGGCCGAGTGGGTGGGCGGCATGCCGCCGCTGGCCGGCGATGCGCTGTTGTCGGCGTTCTACCTGAACGAACTGCTGATGCGCTTCTGCCCGCGCGAGGACGCGCATCCGGTGCTGTTCCGACATTACCTGTCGACGCTGACGCGGCTGGCGCATGGCGAGCCGGCCGGCCTGGTGCTGCGCAGCTTCGAGCGCGTGCTGCTGCAGGAAACCGGTTTCGCGGTGGCGTTCGACCAGTGCCTGAGCACCGGCGAACGGGTGCTGCCGGGACTCGACTATGTCTACCAGCCCGAGCGCGGCGTGCGCCGGGCCCAGGCGAGCGATCCGTCGACGTGGCCGGTGGTGTCGGGCCAGACCCTGCTGGACATGGCGCAGGACGACTACAGCCGCGCACAGACCGCCGCGCAAAGCCGCACGCTGATGCGTTTCTTGCTGCATTATTATCTGCAAGGCGCGCCGCTGAAGACCCGCCAGATACTGATCGACCTGCAGTATCTGTGA
- the era gene encoding GTPase Era, which produces MTESTHPQQDAADTPAAAFRCGTVAIVGRPNVGKSTLMNALVGQKISITSRKAQTTRHRIVGIQTTDDAQYVFVDTPGFQTRHASALNRSLNRAVTSTLSSVDLVLFVVEAGYYGADDEKVLSLLPKNTPVLLVANKLDRIGENRSEVMMPFLEKMGQLFPFREVVPMSAKTRDHIARLFDIIRPYLPEGEPMYDADAMTDRSERFLASEIIREKVFRWTGDELPYTSTVIIDKFETEGRLRRVFATILVERDAHKAMIIGNKGSKLKQISTEARLDMEKLFDGKVYLEMWIKVKSGWADNEAGLRAYGYE; this is translated from the coding sequence ATGACCGAATCTACCCATCCGCAGCAAGACGCGGCGGATACCCCGGCCGCGGCGTTCCGCTGCGGCACCGTGGCCATCGTCGGCCGCCCCAACGTGGGCAAGTCCACGCTGATGAACGCGCTGGTCGGACAGAAGATCAGCATCACCTCGCGCAAGGCGCAGACCACGCGGCATCGCATCGTCGGCATCCAGACCACCGATGATGCGCAGTATGTGTTCGTCGACACGCCGGGCTTCCAGACCCGCCACGCCAGTGCGCTGAACCGTTCGCTGAACCGCGCCGTCACCTCGACGCTGTCGTCGGTGGACCTGGTGCTGTTCGTGGTCGAGGCCGGCTACTACGGCGCCGACGACGAGAAGGTGCTGTCGCTGTTGCCGAAGAACACGCCGGTGCTGCTGGTGGCCAACAAGCTCGACCGTATCGGCGAGAATCGCTCGGAAGTGATGATGCCCTTCCTGGAAAAGATGGGGCAGCTGTTCCCGTTCCGCGAAGTGGTGCCGATGTCGGCCAAGACCCGCGACCATATCGCGCGGCTGTTCGACATCATCCGGCCTTACCTGCCGGAAGGCGAGCCGATGTACGACGCCGACGCCATGACCGACCGCAGCGAGCGCTTCCTGGCTTCGGAAATCATCCGCGAGAAGGTGTTCCGCTGGACCGGCGACGAGCTGCCGTACACCAGCACCGTGATCATCGACAAGTTCGAGACCGAAGGCCGCCTGCGCCGCGTCTTCGCCACCATCCTGGTCGAGCGCGATGCGCACAAGGCCATGATCATCGGTAACAAGGGCAGCAAGCTCAAGCAGATCTCGACCGAGGCGCGCCTGGACATGGAAAAGCTGTTCGACGGCAAGGTCTACCTGGAAATGTGGATCAAGGTGAAGAGCGGCTGGGCCGACAACGAAGCCGGCCTGCGCGCATACGGCTACGAGTGA